From the Lysinibacillus fusiformis genome, the window TTTAGGCAGCTTATCTGACATATTCCTGCCGCCCCACCACTTATCAATTAATGGAGATAAAGTATAGTAATCTGAACTCTGTACACTACGAATGTTCATGGAATCCCTCCTCCTTTTCAACTCATACAACAGATTTTATGGTCTGAATGTATCGACAGCTACAACAATGAGATAAATGGTGACTATCACCATTGCAAACACACTACCAATCCGTATCAATTTTATTTGCAAATCGGATACCTCTGGTGTTTCTTTATAACGCCAACGCTCAAAGAATAAAGAACTTTCCTCAGGATCATACAAACTCCAAATACAATAACCATAAACAGGTATAGATAAAACAATGCAGATGAATAACATCTCTATACCCTCCATCAAGGATGCTTAATCCTATTCTTATTTTACCCTACCATTTATTTCAATATCAATGGTTCTATTTATACCTTTGCCATTACTAATGACTTTAACGTATTGCTTAAAGCCTGAATATGGTTCGTCGTATCTGTCATGCTTACTAGAAGCTGATTTTCGTCCTCCACTGAATGTAGAATATCACCCGTAGAAGCTGCATTTTGCTCAGTCATGTGATTCAGTTTTTCAATTTGCATTTGGATCACCTCAAATTGTGAGATGGCACTGCTTAATTCATGCATTCCCCTCGTTAAATCTGTATTCGTTTCTGAAAAAGAATCTTTTAAACTATTAAAGAAATGACTGACATCCTGTAAAAGCTGTTCTCCGTGCTGTAGCGCCTTTTCACCGTCATCTGAACGTTGATGAGCCTCTGTTGATTTTTCAAACAAAGTTTTCGTCACATTAGTAATGCTGACTGTAATAGCGGCACTTTCCTCTGCTAGCTTACGCACCTCATCAGCTACAATGGCAAATCCTTTACCATGTTCCCCTGCTCTAGCCGCTTCTATCGCCGCATTTAATGCCAATAAATTGGTTTGTTCTGCAATATGAGTAATTCCCTTTAATAGGCTATCCACCGTTTGCAGGCTGTGTTGCAGCTCGTTGACAGTTTCCGCAGTAGAGCTCATCGCATGACTCATGACGCTCATTTGAGTCATTGCATCCTGCATTTTATCCCATCCTGCCGATACTTCTGTTTGTAGCTCCGTAGATTTTGCGACCGTATCCTTCGAAATCGTCAATGTTTTATTGACGAAATGTACAGAGTCGCCCATTGTGCCATGAATCATTTGTAAACTGGATGCCTCCTGCTGAATACTTGCAGAAATATCCTCTGTGGCTACTAAAATTTGCTTACTAGAGCCAGAAATCCTTTGCATGGTTTGTTGGAATTGCGTGACATGTTTGTCCAATGCCTGACTGCTCTTTTCAATTTCTTGAAATGTATTTTGTAGTTGATTGAAGGATGCTTGTACTTCATTTTGCTGGATTTCTGCATGTTGAATCAGTTCATTCCCCCATTTTGCCAGCAAATAAAAGGCAATAATGACCCCATTCATAATCGCCAGAAGTGTCACAAAGACAATGGTGTCATCAAATGGCCCCAACAATGATGACGAGTTAACCATATATAAAATGAAAAAACTAAGATTTGTTAGAATGCCAAAGAAGACGATCAATTCCTTTTTAAAATACAGTGCAATAATCGCCACTGTGCATAGTAAAATATAATGTTTATTTAACGAAAAGCTATCAAGCAAAAATAAGGTAAATACAACACTTGATGGAATGAGGCCAAAAATAAAGCCTTTGACATACGTTTTTATAGGTAAAAAATAATTACACACCGCCAAGGCAATGACAGCTAGCCCAATAAATAAAAAATGTATGCCCTTCGATAGAATCATAGGTCCGCATATTAGAATGGCCAAAATTGAAATAATAGCCAAATTTACACGATGGACTTTTCGTGTATCATAACGAATTTTATTCTCCATTACTTTCCCCCTAAAAAATGAATAGACATTCAGTTTAATTTTCTATTATTATATAGTATAACTACTACTTTTTGTAGCTAAATATTGCATTTATAAGCATAAGTTACTTATTTTTGAAATAAAAGGGGGAAATTGAATTGACCAGCGTCCAACAAATCGCACCAAATTTCTACTGTATTGATACACATGATTTAGGTCGAGAGCAGCGAACAAGCTCCTATCTATTAATTGATGAAAAGATAGCCTTAATCGAAACTTCTGCCAGTCCTTCCGTACCTTATATTATGGAAGGGCTACAGGAATTAAATATTGCATTAGAGGATATAGACTATGTCATCGTGACACATATCCATTTAGATCATGCAGGCGGAGCAGGGTTATTTTTGCAAAGCTGCCCTAATGCTAAATTAGTGGTTCATCCACGAGGTGCAGCCCATATGATTGATCCAAGTCGTCTTATCTTCAGTGCAAAAAGTGTTTATGGCGCTGAATTTGACAAACTCTTTGATCCGATTGTACCCATTGACGCTGCGCGAATTATTGAAATTAGTCATGAACAACGTCTTCAATTAGGACAACATCATTTAACGTTTTATCATACAGAAGGCCATGCTAAACATCATGTTTCAATGCTTTATTCCGCTACAAATGGTTTATTTGTAGGAGATACGACAGGTGTTCGCTACCCTGAAATGGATGGAGAAGCGATCGATTTAATCATTCCGTCGACCTCTCCAAATCAGTACAATCCTGAAACCATGGAACAATCCCTGCAATTGTATGAAAAGCTACAAGCAAATGAGTTATATTTCGGTCACTATGGTGCCTATCAAAATCCAGCAGAAGCCTATCGTCAGGTGCGCTATTGGACACCGTTCTTTCTAGAAGAAGGTAGAAAAGCGCAAGCAGCATCAAGTCAATTCCAGGAACAAGTTCACTACCTAGATGCTCGCTTAAAGGAACTTTTATTCAGCTATTTACAGGAAAACGGCATTCCGTCCGATCATCCTGTCTATCAAACCATTCCATTTGATACCATTGTGTCAGCAATGGGGATACTGGATTACTTAGAAAAACTAAATGCTCAGGTTCCACACTAATAGGAAAAAGAGGTGTCTCCAATGACTTTGGGGACACCTCTTTTTTAGAAGCGCTCATTTTTGGGTAAATCCGCTCTTTTTGCTGTTCGAGGCGCTCCTTTTTTAGGTAAACCCGCTCTTTTTTCTGCTCGAGGCGCTCTTCTTTCAGTTAAACCCGCTCGCTTCTCTGTTCGAGGCGCTCCTTTTTTAGGTAAACCCGCTCTTTTTTCTGTTCGAGGCGCTCTTCTTTCAGTTAAATCCGCTCACTTTTCTGTTCCAGGCGCTCTTTTTTCAGGTAAGCCCGCTCGCTTCTCTTTTCAAAGCGCTCCTTTTTCAGGTAAACCCGCTCACTTTTCTGTTCGAGTCGCTCCTTTTTCAGGTAAAACCCGCTCACTTTTCTGTTCGAGGCGCTCTTTTTTTAGGTAAACCAGCTCTCTTCTCTGTTCAAAGCGCTCCTTTTTCAGGTAAACCCGCTCACTTCTCTGTTCGAAGCGCTCCTTTTCAGATAAAACCCGCTCGCTTCTCTGTTCAAAGCGCTCCTTTTTCAGGTAAGCCCGCTCTTTTTTCTGCTCGAGGCGCTCCTTTTCAGGTAAAACCCGCTCACTTTTCTGTTCAAAGCGCTCCTTCTTCAGGTAAACCTGCTCGCTTCTCTGTTCAAAGCGCTCCTTTTCAGATAAAACCCGCTCGCTTCTCTGTTCAAAGCGCTCCTTTTTCAGGTAAACCTGCTCACTTTTCTGTTCGAGGCGCTCCTTTTTCAGGTAAACCCGCTCACTTCTCTGTTCAAAGCGCTCCAAACCTCATTCAGCAGCGGTCATTCCCTGTCCTCATAAAGAGGCTTATCCCTGTCCTCATTCCTTTAATCGATCTAGAACAGCTTGAAAATCCTGTTGCTCCCCTACTTCACGGAACGATTGAAAGGGATTACTCATTTTTTTTATGCGTTCCATGACAAAAGGAATTGTAAAAAGCGCTGGTGTTAGGTTTTCATTGACCTCCTCCCACAGAAGCGGTGTTGCTACTAAGCCCAGTTCATTGCCACGAGTGGAATAAGGAGCAATAATGGTTTTGCCCTCTGCATGCTGCACATAATCTAAATACAATTTTTCATGACGATTCTTTTTTAAACGCTCAATTGTATATAAATTCGGCTTTTGCTCACATAAAAAACGACAAACAAATTCTGTAAATACACGAACCTCTTCATAGGT encodes:
- a CDS encoding methyl-accepting chemotaxis protein, coding for MENKIRYDTRKVHRVNLAIISILAILICGPMILSKGIHFLFIGLAVIALAVCNYFLPIKTYVKGFIFGLIPSSVVFTLFLLDSFSLNKHYILLCTVAIIALYFKKELIVFFGILTNLSFFILYMVNSSSLLGPFDDTIVFVTLLAIMNGVIIAFYLLAKWGNELIQHAEIQQNEVQASFNQLQNTFQEIEKSSQALDKHVTQFQQTMQRISGSSKQILVATEDISASIQQEASSLQMIHGTMGDSVHFVNKTLTISKDTVAKSTELQTEVSAGWDKMQDAMTQMSVMSHAMSSTAETVNELQHSLQTVDSLLKGITHIAEQTNLLALNAAIEAARAGEHGKGFAIVADEVRKLAEESAAITVSITNVTKTLFEKSTEAHQRSDDGEKALQHGEQLLQDVSHFFNSLKDSFSETNTDLTRGMHELSSAISQFEVIQMQIEKLNHMTEQNAASTGDILHSVEDENQLLVSMTDTTNHIQALSNTLKSLVMAKV
- a CDS encoding MBL fold metallo-hydrolase, with protein sequence MTSVQQIAPNFYCIDTHDLGREQRTSSYLLIDEKIALIETSASPSVPYIMEGLQELNIALEDIDYVIVTHIHLDHAGGAGLFLQSCPNAKLVVHPRGAAHMIDPSRLIFSAKSVYGAEFDKLFDPIVPIDAARIIEISHEQRLQLGQHHLTFYHTEGHAKHHVSMLYSATNGLFVGDTTGVRYPEMDGEAIDLIIPSTSPNQYNPETMEQSLQLYEKLQANELYFGHYGAYQNPAEAYRQVRYWTPFFLEEGRKAQAASSQFQEQVHYLDARLKELLFSYLQENGIPSDHPVYQTIPFDTIVSAMGILDYLEKLNAQVPH